Within the Govania unica genome, the region GGCTTCGCGGCGCTTGTCATAGATGATGACCTGCCGTCCCGGCATCTTGCCTATGGTGATGGACTCCACTTGCCGCCCACGGGAGCCAAAAGCAATCTGGCTATCTTCGCTTTTGTCGCCCAGGTAATTGCGTATCCCGGTGTGCGGATGAGCGAGCACGCGTTTGTAATCGAGCTCTAAGCCAGTCACTTTAAAGTCCATGGCAAAGTCGATGCGGTTGATACTGTGATCGGCCCAGCGTGCGCCCATGGCCTTGAGGTCGCGCCAGATCATGGCCTTCACGCCGTCCAAGCCATGGGTCAGTAGGCAGGCGGACCCAGCTGCAGCGAACAGGTTCCATTGACGGGGATCGGTACTGTGCTTGATCGACCAAACAAGGTCGGTTGGTCCGGCCTCCAGTCGATAGGCAAAGCCGCCGCGTTGTCCTGATGGGTGGACCTGGGCGTCATGCTTACCGGGGCCAATGAAGATTGCTTGCGCGGTTTGTGTCCGCTGCGCTTCCGTTCGGACGGTCTGAAGCTTATCCAAGTCCACGCGATCAAGTGCGCCCTGGATGGCGACATAGAGCGTGTCGAAGCCCGCATATAACAGTTCATAGTTTTCGCTCATTTAGGGGGTTCCTGTAATCATGGAGGGGGGTGTTACCAGGACCCCCCTCTTAAATTGCGATTTCGGTAGTTTGGAAGAGAGAGGGAAGGGCGCTCGCCGCTGGGCAGGGTTGCACCCCTTCGGGCTGCGCCCCTGTCCTTGCGGACCTAGCACCCGTGGTGCGGCGTCAAGATGCGCTCCGCCCACTCTCAGCCCCTGCGGGGCTTGCGAGCGGTTCCCCGCGAGCGATCTTGACGACTGAGAGGGCGGAGTGCGGTGCGACAGCTGCAAGGGCGGCTGAGAGGTCCTTGCCTAATAGGAAATACCGAACGGGGGATATGCAGGCTGTTTTCTATTAGGCGCCTGATCCCTGAGAGACCCAACTTGGTCTGTAGGAACGCGTCTCATAGAAACGGAATTTGCGGTTCTATTAGAACGCAAATTTTGGTTTCTAGGAGGGCATCTATCGCTTCTATATAGAAACCGAATTTATGCTTCTAAGGTGCGAGTTCTATATAGAGCTTAGCTGATATAGCGGCTGTCTGACGTTGATGAAACAAGCCGGTCCTCAATCCATTGCTGCAAGTCATCGGGGCGGTAGCGTACCGAGCGGGCCGAGACTTTCACAAAGCGTGGCCCACCACCACGCACGCGCCAGTTTTGCAGGGCGCGGATTGTGAAGCCTAAGAGAATGGCGGCCTCTTTCTCATTTAAGAGGCGATGAGCCGGAAGATTGTCGTTGGCGGCTTGCAGTGACTGTTTCATGGGGTTCTCCCTTAAATTGTTTCTGGTGAACCCTATTAATAGCCAGATTACGCTCACTGTCGTGCAAGTTCGCTGAGAACAATTGGGGGGCTTTTACCCCTGTATTTTTCTCAGTTTGCGGAACTTGGTTCGCTGTTCCGCCACGGTCGAAGCGAGAGATGGGATCTCATGGGCGGCCAAGGGGCGCAGCAAACTTTCGAGGAAGTCATAGGAGGCAGTGAGGCCCACGCCTTTTTCCACCTGGTGGGTCAGGGGGCGTCCGAGGTCCTGGGTCCAGAAATGGCAAAGGTGAGAAGTCCAGAACTTGAGCCCGATTTTGTTTTTGCGCCCGGCTTTAGGTTCGGGGAGGGCGGGGGCGGATTTATCGGCCAGGAGTTTAATGAGGCGGAGCCCTACGCGAGCTTGAGCATAGGTAACGAGCTCATAATCCGTTCCATGTTCACCTGGATAGGGGATTGCGGCTCCGATGGCGCAAAGCTCGCTATCGGGTGAGTCGATGTGGTTATAAAGTTGGTCTTCGGTCATCCGCAGCAGCCCGAGATGCTGTTTGTTCTCGTCAAGGCATTGGTCGAGCTCTTGGGCGAGCAGGGATATCTTGCTTAGCAGCGCCTTCCGTTCCTTGATAGTAAGCTGAGTGGCCTGGGCCGCATTTGTATTGAGGTAATCCCGCGTGCTGATGTCGAGGGAATTTAACAATCGGCGACGTAGCGTTTCAGGGATGTTGAAGCGGCTCATGACGACCTGAATATAATCATCGTCGTAAATCTCGAGTGTGCGTGGCTCTTGCAGGGGGAGTCCGTCAGGCCAACTGAGCTTGCTCATGATGCGGATGCCGTCGTTGATGGGGAGAACAGGGATTTGGCGATTTCCTGGGAGACCCGTTCCGCGGCGCTATGAACTGGGTCATCGGCGAGATGAGCATAGCGGGCCGTGGTCTGAACTTGGGAATGGCCGAGTAGCTTGCCGATCATGGGCAGGCTTTCGCCCAAGCCGACGGCCCCGGACGCGAAGGAATGGCGGAGGTCATGGATGCGGACGTTTTCGATACCGGCGAGCTTCCTGATCCGC harbors:
- a CDS encoding helix-turn-helix transcriptional regulator, whose translation is MKQSLQAANDNLPAHRLLNEKEAAILLGFTIRALQNWRVRGGGPRFVKVSARSVRYRPDDLQQWIEDRLVSSTSDSRYIS